DNA from Parageobacillus thermoglucosidasius:
ACAGACATTATAAGTCAAAGCGATCGCTTGAAAAAGCTAAAATAATCGTTTAGGAGGTTGATAGACAATGGCAAGAATATTGGTTGTGGATGATGCAGCATTTATGAGAATGATGATCAAAGACATTTTAACCAAAAACGGGCATGAAGTAGTAGCAGAAGCAGCCGATGGCTTGCAAGCGATTGAAAAGTATAAAGAAACCCGTCCGGATATCGTGACAATGGACATTACGATGCCGGAAATGGATGGCATTACTGCATTGAAAGAAATTAAAAAAATTGATAGCAATGCCAAAGTCATTATGTGTTCGGCGATGGGGCAACAGGCAATGGTCATTGACGCCATTCAAGCGGGTGCAAAAGATTTTGTCGTAAAACCGTTCCAGGCGGACCGTGTCATCGAAGCGATCAATAAAACGCTTGGATAAAGCATAAGAGGTGGAGCGAATTTGCTACAGTCACGAATCATCGCATTGTTTTTATGCATCGTTGTCGCGATTGCTGCGCAAACAGAGTTTCCTGTTTTTGCGGAGCAATCGCCGACCGTGGAAGAATGCTTAAAGCATCCTGACTTGTGCGAGCAGCCGGCTGATTCACATAAAAACGAAGCTACGCCAGCAGCAGATGAGCAAGGGTCGCCTTTTTCCGTTTGGGATGTCATCAAACTCATTGGCGCAACGGCATTTGTGCTTTTGCTTATTTACGGATTATTAAAATTTCTCCACCGTCGCGGCCAGTTGTTTTCCGGAAAAAAAGGAGTCATTGAACATCTTGGCGGGACAAGCGTTGGCACCAATCGATCCGTTCAATTAGTAAAAGTGGGAAAGCATATTCTTGTGATCGGGGTCGGCGAATCCATTCAATTATTGCGGGAAATCGACGATGAGCAAGAAGTAAACGAAATTTTAGCGATGCATAATGAACGATTGCAGCAAATGTTGGAACCAAGCAAATGGAGCGCCCGCATGCGCGGTTATTTCACAGCGAAACAGCAGCAGGCAGACGATCGCCATGAGGCGTTCCGCGAAATGCTCACAAAACAAATGCAGGAGCTGTCAATGAAGCGGAAAGAACTGTTAAAGCAGATTGAACAGAAAGGAACGGCAGCCGATGAATGAATTTATGCAAATGTTTAATCAAGTTGCTCCTGAACATGTTTCCACATCTGTGAAGCTGCTGCTTTTGTTAACCGTATTGTCGATCGCTCCTGGCATTTTAATTATGATGACGTGCTTTACGCGCATTATTATCGTTTTATCGTTCGTCCGTACATCGCTTGGAACGCAGCAAATGCCGCCAAACCAAGTATTGATCGGTTTAGCGATGTTTTTAACATTTTTCATTATGGCGCCGACTTTTAAAGAAATTAACGATCAGGCGCTGCAACCGTTGTTTTCGGAAAAAATTAATTTGGAGCAAGCGTATGAACGCGCTTCTGTGCCGATAAAAGAGTTTATGAGCAAGCATACGCGGCAAAAAGATTTGGCATTGTTTTTATCATATAGCGGCGCGGAAAAGCCGAAAACGGTGCAAGATATTCCGCTGTCAACGCTTGTTCCGGCATTTGCGATCAGCGAGATAAAAACGGCATTTCAAATGGGAGTGATGATTTTTATTCCGTTTCTTGTCATCGATATGATTGTCGCGAGCGTGCTGATGTCGATGGGAATGATGATGCTGCCGCCTGTGATGATTTCCTTGCCGTTTAAAATTTTGCTATTTGTCCTTGTCGATGGCTGGTATTTAGTCGTGAAATCGCTGTTAGAAAGCTTTCAATAAAGTAGGTGGCAAAGATGAGCGCCGATTTTGTCATTCGTATGGCGGAGCAAGGAGTATATGCCATTTTAATTGTGAGCGGCCCGCTTCTTTTGTTATCCCTTGCCGTTGGGCTGATTATTAGCATTTTTCAAGCGACGACGCAAATTCAGGAGCAGACGCTCGCATTTGTGCCGAAAATCGTCGCCGTATTAGTCGGATTGGTGTTTTTCGGGCCGTGGATGTTGACGAAAATAGTGTCATATGCGTACGAGATTTTGAACAATTTAACAAAATATATAGGCTGATGAATGATGGAGCAATTATGGTTGCATTTTCCAGTGTTTTTGCTCATTTTTGCGCGGGTTGCTTCCTTTTTTGCGACATTGCCGCTGTTTTCGTATCGGACGATTCCAATGGCGCATAAAATCGGGCTGTCGTTTTTTCTTAGTTGGATGATGTTTTTTGCCATTTCGAAACCGACGGTCGCTTTAGATGAAATGTATGTGCTGCTTGTGGTCAAAGAAGTGCTCGTCGGTCTTTGCATCGGCTTATTTGCCTTTATGATCATCTCGGCGATTCAAATCGTCGGCGGGCTGATCGATTTTCAAATGGGGTTTGCCATCGCTAACGTGATCGATCCGCAGACAGGCGCGCAAAACCCGTTGATGGGGCAATATTTTTACATGTTTGCTTTGTTGTTGCTGCTATCTGTAAATGGGCACCATCTGTTGCTTGACGGGGTGTTTTACAGCTACCGGTTTATTCCGCTTGACCATTGGCCGCGTTTGGATCACGGCCATGTCGCCGAATACATCGTTAAATCGTTTAGTGCGATGTTTGCCATCGCTTTTCAAATGTCGGTCCCGCTTGTCGGTTGTTTATTTTTAGTCGATGTTGCGCTTGGAATTGTGGCGCGGACAGTCCCACAGCTCAATATTTTCGTCGTCGGGTTTCCGGTGAAAATTGCCGTGGGGTTTATACTGCTAATTGTAACGATGGCAGCGATATTTCTTGCTGTCCGCCATTTGTTCGATACGATGTTTTTGGCGATGCGCGAGCTGATGAAACTTTTAGGAGGACCATAAATGAGCGGATTGCGCCTTGATTTGCAATTTTTTGCCGGCGAAAAAACGGAAAAAGCGACTCCGCGAAAGCGGCAAGAAGTTCGCCAAAAAGGGCAAGTTGCCAAAAGCGCCGACATCAATACGGCGCTTGTCATGCTCGTTGTTTTTCTCGTTTTGTCCTTCTCCGGCACCCGCCATAAAGAGCTGCTGTTGCGGTTAATGCATCAATCATTCGAACAATACGCATTGATGGATTTAACCATTGGTGCGGTTCATCATATTTTTCTCGCGTTGTTAAAAAATGTTGCGACAATCGTTGCGCCGATTTTTCTCGCGGCAGTGGCCGCCGCTTGTTTGGCCAATTTTTTGCAGGTAGGGTTTTTGTTTACAACAGAGCCGCTGAAGATAAACTGGAGCAGGCTTGATCCCATTCAAGGGGTTAAGCGGATAATCTCATTGCGCGCGCTTGTCGAGCTGCTAAAATCGCTTTTAAAAATCAGCGTTGTCGGGCTTGTCACGTTTGCTTTGCTATGGGTTCAGCTT
Protein-coding regions in this window:
- the fliP gene encoding flagellar type III secretion system pore protein FliP (The bacterial flagellar biogenesis protein FliP forms a type III secretion system (T3SS)-type pore required for flagellar assembly.) codes for the protein MNEFMQMFNQVAPEHVSTSVKLLLLLTVLSIAPGILIMMTCFTRIIIVLSFVRTSLGTQQMPPNQVLIGLAMFLTFFIMAPTFKEINDQALQPLFSEKINLEQAYERASVPIKEFMSKHTRQKDLALFLSYSGAEKPKTVQDIPLSTLVPAFAISEIKTAFQMGVMIFIPFLVIDMIVASVLMSMGMMMLPPVMISLPFKILLFVLVDGWYLVVKSLLESFQ
- the fliR gene encoding flagellar biosynthetic protein FliR, yielding MEQLWLHFPVFLLIFARVASFFATLPLFSYRTIPMAHKIGLSFFLSWMMFFAISKPTVALDEMYVLLVVKEVLVGLCIGLFAFMIISAIQIVGGLIDFQMGFAIANVIDPQTGAQNPLMGQYFYMFALLLLLSVNGHHLLLDGVFYSYRFIPLDHWPRLDHGHVAEYIVKSFSAMFAIAFQMSVPLVGCLFLVDVALGIVARTVPQLNIFVVGFPVKIAVGFILLIVTMAAIFLAVRHLFDTMFLAMRELMKLLGGP
- the fliQ gene encoding flagellar biosynthesis protein FliQ; translated protein: MSADFVIRMAEQGVYAILIVSGPLLLLSLAVGLIISIFQATTQIQEQTLAFVPKIVAVLVGLVFFGPWMLTKIVSYAYEILNNLTKYIG
- the fliZ gene encoding flagella biosynthesis regulatory protein FliZ, producing the protein MLQSRIIALFLCIVVAIAAQTEFPVFAEQSPTVEECLKHPDLCEQPADSHKNEATPAADEQGSPFSVWDVIKLIGATAFVLLLIYGLLKFLHRRGQLFSGKKGVIEHLGGTSVGTNRSVQLVKVGKHILVIGVGESIQLLREIDDEQEVNEILAMHNERLQQMLEPSKWSARMRGYFTAKQQQADDRHEAFREMLTKQMQELSMKRKELLKQIEQKGTAADE
- a CDS encoding response regulator gives rise to the protein MARILVVDDAAFMRMMIKDILTKNGHEVVAEAADGLQAIEKYKETRPDIVTMDITMPEMDGITALKEIKKIDSNAKVIMCSAMGQQAMVIDAIQAGAKDFVVKPFQADRVIEAINKTLG